Proteins from one Meriones unguiculatus strain TT.TT164.6M chromosome 10, Bangor_MerUng_6.1, whole genome shotgun sequence genomic window:
- the Mthfsd gene encoding methenyltetrahydrofolate synthase domain-containing protein isoform X9: MESHDLADFPRPVHHRIPNFKSIRDLDVFAGTQEIKVDPDKPLEGVRFLALQSKKTLLVPTPRLRTGLFNKITPPPGATKDTLRKCATSQGVRNFSVPVGLDASVLVDLVVVGSVAVSEKGWRIGKGEGYADLEYAMMVSMGAVHKGTPVVTIVHDCQVVDIPESLLEDHDLTVDYIITPTRVLATGCARPKPTGIMWAKVSCEMLTKIPVLRSLRERERRAGKDVTLQAEPGSRHPAPSSVKRPQDIPQSQAGSRGGSPSSLQRLEPQLAATVYVGNLPYNARVRELKRALQELGAAPLRLTWQGPQRRAMLHYADSAAAQQAVTLLQGLHLGANALTVAQQRDT; the protein is encoded by the exons ATGGAATCCCATGACTTAGCTGACTTTCCCCGACCCGTTCACCACAGGATTCCCAACTTTAAG AGCATCAGAGACCTGGATGTCTTTGCTGGGACACAGGAAATAAAAGTGGATCCTGATAAGCCCCTGGAAGGTGTCCGGTTCCTGGCGCTGCAG AGCAAAAAGACACTGCTGGTCCCAACCCCGAGACTGAGGACGGGACTGTTCAACAAGATCACACCACCCCCTGGAGCCACCAAAGACACACTGAGGAAATGTGCCACCTCCCAG GGCGTCCGGAACTTCAGCGTCCCTGTGGGCTTGGATGCCAGCGTCCTAGTGGATTTAGTCGTAGTGGGATCTGTGGCTGTGTCTGAGAAAG GCTGgcggattgggaagggagaaggctATGCTGATCTTGAATACGCCATGATGGTGTCAATGGGAGCTGTGCACAAGGGGACACCAGTGGTCACTATTGTCCACGACTGCCAG GTCGTTGACATCCCTGAGTCTCTTCTGGAGGACCACGACCTCACTGTTGACTACATCATCACCCCCACCAGGGTCCTTGCTACAGGCTGTGCTCGCCCAAAGCCAACAGGGATCATGTGGGCCAAG GTCAGCTGTGAGATGCTTACGAaaattccagtgctcaggagcCTCCGTGAGCGAGAGAGGCGGGCTGGGAAGGATGTCACTCTTCAAGCTGAGCCTGGCAGCCGGCACCCAGCTCCAAGCTCTGTCAAGAGGCCCCAGGATATACCACAGTCACAAGCAGGTTCCCGGGGAGGGTCCCCTAGCTCCCTGCAGAGGTTGGAGCCACAACTAGCCGCCACTGTGTATGTGGGAAACCTGCCCTACAATGCTCGTGTGCGTGAGCTGAAGAGAGCCCTCCAGGAGCTGGGGGCAGCGCCCCTGAGGCTTACCTGGCAGGGGCCACAGCGCAGGGCCATGCTACACTACGCAGACTCGGCTGCTGCCCAGCAGGCTGTCACGCTCCTGCAGGGCCTACATCTGGGTGCCAATGCCTTGACGGTGGCACAACAGAGGGATACATGA